A genome region from Sebastes umbrosus isolate fSebUmb1 chromosome 22, fSebUmb1.pri, whole genome shotgun sequence includes the following:
- the si:dkey-219e21.4 gene encoding E3 ubiquitin-protein ligase TRIM62 isoform X3, whose product MAEKEALSGGSSRSAQSGLAAPSAGSHSVLQDGLSFTPLDSKDDGAVQPFPRSPKLQRKIANAARPSQEQLSRHLEELQAERTRTEAHIQSLKKRKADLSSTEVMKQQVRERFENMRRVLEQDEQAVQDTLEVDLRQTRTKLDQVLKDWKHHQDRVAKSIGSIQRALSSSSGSTAAEDEEKGQSENLSAKKPNASEEEIRLNEERFEKLLKTLSSVSRHLRAQLQRKTLLLDSSPVVIDRQTCHSQITVTSEGRGMFFSGSARSAPEHPLQFDKVSCALGSSPVTAGESYWEVDVRCCSSWAVGAAYARLDRKGRDKGAKLGRNRNSWCVELRDGRLSAWHNDRHVACQGVGQAPLGKVGVWVSYDKGQLMFYDADTMVVLQRFSAAVTPVFDRAHHQFTEPLYPAVRFLKPTENLMCPNHLELCHLNTP is encoded by the exons ATGGCAGAAAAAGAGGCGTTATCTGGTGGTAGCAGTCGGTCAGCACAGAGTGGACTCGCGGCGCCCTCTGCAGGCAGCCACAGCGTACTGCAGGACGGACTGAGCTTCACTCCACTGGACTCTAAGGACGACGGGGCTGTCCAGCCTTTCCCCCGCTCTCCAAAACTACAGAGGAAGATCGCCAACGCTGCACGGCCCTCTCAG GAGCAGCTGTCCAGacatctggaggagctgcaggcaGAGAGGACCAGGACTGAGGCTCACATCCAGTCTCTGAAGAAACGCAAGGCAGATCTCTCT AGCACAGAGGTgatgaagcagcaggtcagagagCGCTTCGAGAACATGCGGCGTGTCTTGGAGCAGGACGAGCAGGCCGTCCAGGACACTCTGGAGGTGGACCTGAGACAGACCAGGACCAAACTGGACCAGGTTCTAAAAGACTGGAAACACCACCAGGACCGGGTCGCTAAGAGCATCGGCAGCATCCAGAGAgcgctgagcagcagcagcggcagcaccGCGGCAGAGgacgaggagaag GGTCAGTCTGAGAATCTGAG CGCGAAGAAGCCGAACGCCTCGGAGGAGGAAATCCGACTGAATGAAGAGAGATTTGAAAAGCTCCTAAAAACATTATCCTCCGTCTCCAGACACCTGAGAGCTCAGCTGCAGAGGAAGACTCTACTGTTAG ATTCGTCCCCCGTGGTGATTGACAGGCAGACTTGCCATAGCCAGATCACGGTGACCTCAGAGGGGCGGGGCATGTTCTTCTCAGGCTCCGCCCGTTCCGCTCCGGAGCATCCCCTCCAGTTTGACAAAGTGTCCTGCGCTCTGGGCTCGTCTCCGGTAACAGCCGGCGAgagttactgggaggtggacgTCCGCTGCTGCTCTTCCTGGGCCGTGGGCGCGGCCTACGCCCGCCTGGACAGGAAGGGCCGGGACAAGGGCGCCAAACTGGGCCGAAACAGGAACTCCTGGTGCGTGGAGCTTCGGGACGGCCGCCTCTCCGCTTGGCACAACGACCGGCACGTGGCGTGCCAGGGCGTCGGGCAAGCGCCGCTGGGTAAGGTGGGAGTGTGGGTGAGCTACGACAAGGGCCAGCTGATGTTTTACGACGCGGACACCATGGTGGTCCTGCAGAGGTTCTCGGCGGCCGTGACGCCGGTGTTCGACAGGGCTCATCACCAGTTCACCGAGCCTCTGTACCCGGCCGTACGCTTCCTGAAACCAACAGAGAACCTGATGTGTCCAAATCACCTGGAGCTCTGTCACCTCAACACTCCGTGA
- the zcchc4 gene encoding rRNA N6-adenosine-methyltransferase ZCCHC4 translates to MDVSEAADDSFGIEVILPEGEKTAPCCPHGPTLLFEKVVKGGETGRRFYACSACRDRKDCNFFQWEEDKVSEARLVAREAENKSKRPKFSHQEYCNRSRKFASLPLHEKKLCQNCQLLLLPAEYDAHSSHRITAVSAAQLRRPSVLLRPLDNKKSNAQYLFTDRSSHFLLDSLAALGYTKVLCVGTPRLQELIKLRNLEQIHKPMQSLLLDIDFRYAQFYSQDEFCHYNMFNHHFFDGETSSGVLQAFLAESDGQKVVMVADPPFGGLVKPLANTFSLISQTWRKLQSSDCSSTDVPMMWIFPYFFEPRILECLPSLTMLDYQVDYDNHPLYKHGKTGRKQSPVRLFTNIPPRDVVLPKEEGYRFCSVCQRFVVSLNKHCAKCNVCPSKDGREWRHCSTCEKCVKPSWKHCQPCGRCALPDHPCGRGEGKEGCFNCGSVEHKRKGCPLKDAHRINRRFNAKSGSKNVSRRPLWKPKAKRKSGAARRAKKLTATSK, encoded by the exons ATGGATGTAAGCGAGGCAGCCGACGACAGCTTTGGAATAGAAGTGATTCTTCCAGAGGGCGAGAAGACAGCTCCATGTTGTCCACATG GTCCAACCTTGCTGTTTGAGAAGGTTGTtaaaggaggagagacaggcagGAGGTTTTATGCCTGCTCAGCctgcagagacagaaaagaCTGCAACTTCTTCCAGTGGGAAGAGGACAAG GTGTCTGAGGCCAGGCTGGTGGCCAGAGAAGCAGAGAACAAGTCAAAGAGACCCAAGTTCAGCCACCAGGAGTACTGCAACAG GTCTAGAAAGTTTGCCTCCCTCCCGCTGCATGAGAAGAAGCTCTGTCAGAATTGTCAGCTTTTGCTGCTGCCGGCGGAGTACGACGCCCACTCCTCCCACAGAATCACGGCCGTGTCCGCGGCTCAGCTGAGGAGGCCCAGCGTGCTGCTGCGTCCTCTGGACAACAAGAAGAGCAACGCCCAGTACCTGTTCACCGACCGCAGCTCCCACTTCCTGCTGGACTCCCTGGCCGCTCTGGGATACACCAAGGTGCTGTGTGTGGGCACACCCAG ACTTCAGGAGCTGATCAAGCTGCGAAACCTGGAGCAGATTCATAAGCCGATGCAGAGTCTGCTGCTGGACATTGACTTCAG ATACGCTCAGTTCTACAGCCAGGATGAATTCTGTCACTACAACATGTTCAACCATCACTTCTTTGATGGAGAG ACGTCCAGTGGCGTCCTGCAGGCCTTCCTCGCAGAGAGCGACGGCCAGAAGGTGGTGATGGTGGCCGACCCTCCGTTCGGCGGCCTGGTGAAGCCTCTGGCCAACACGTTCTCTCTGATCTCACAGACATGGAGGAAGCTGCAGAGTTCTG ACTGCAGTAGCACCGACGTGCCCATGATGTGGATCTTCCCATATTTCTTTGAGCCTCGCATCCTGGAGTGTCTCCCCTCGCTCACCATGCTGGACTACCAG GTGGACTATGACAACCATCCTCTGTACAAACACGGGAAGACGGGCAGGAAGCAGTCTCCTGTCAGACTCTTCACTAATATTCCACCCCGCGATGTCGTCCTGCCCAAAGAGGAGGGCTACAG ATTTTGCTCCGTATGTCAGAGATTCGTCGTGTCCCTCAACAAGCACTGTGCTAAATGCAACGTCTGCCCATCCAAG gACGGCCGAGAATGGAGGCATTGTTCTACATGTGAGAAATGTGTGAAACCAT CTTGGAAACACTGCCAGCCCTGTGGTCGCTGCGCCCTCCCAGACCACCCGTGTGGACGCGGCGAAGGGAAAGAGGGCTGCTTCAACTGTGGCAGCGTGGAGCACAAACGCAAAGGGTGCCCTCTCAAAGACGCACACAGGATCAA TCGTCGGTTCAATGCAAAGAGTGGAAGCAAAAATGTATCCCGTCGTCCCCTGTGGAAGCCTAAAGCGAAGAGGAAGTCTGGAGCAGCTCGCAGAGCCAAGAAGTTGACTGCCACGTCTAAGTGA
- the si:dkey-219e21.4 gene encoding E3 ubiquitin-protein ligase TRIM62 isoform X2 codes for MAEKEALSGGSSRSAQSGLAAPSAGSHSVLQDGLSFTPLDSKDDGAVQPFPRSPKLQRKIANAARPSQEQLSRHLEELQAERTRTEAHIQSLKKRKADLSKSTEVMKQQVRERFENMRRVLEQDEQAVQDTLEVDLRQTRTKLDQVLKDWKHHQDRVAKSIGSIQRALSSSSGSTAAEDEEKGQSENLSAKKPNASEEEIRLNEERFEKLLKTLSSVSRHLRAQLQRKTLLLDSSPVVIDRQTCHSQITVTSEGRGMFFSGSARSAPEHPLQFDKVSCALGSSPVTAGESYWEVDVRCCSSWAVGAAYARLDRKGRDKGAKLGRNRNSWCVELRDGRLSAWHNDRHVACQGVGQAPLGKVGVWVSYDKGQLMFYDADTMVVLQRFSAAVTPVFDRAHHQFTEPLYPAVRFLKPTENLMCPNHLELCHLNTP; via the exons ATGGCAGAAAAAGAGGCGTTATCTGGTGGTAGCAGTCGGTCAGCACAGAGTGGACTCGCGGCGCCCTCTGCAGGCAGCCACAGCGTACTGCAGGACGGACTGAGCTTCACTCCACTGGACTCTAAGGACGACGGGGCTGTCCAGCCTTTCCCCCGCTCTCCAAAACTACAGAGGAAGATCGCCAACGCTGCACGGCCCTCTCAG GAGCAGCTGTCCAGacatctggaggagctgcaggcaGAGAGGACCAGGACTGAGGCTCACATCCAGTCTCTGAAGAAACGCAAGGCAGATCTCTCT AAGAGCACAGAGGTgatgaagcagcaggtcagagagCGCTTCGAGAACATGCGGCGTGTCTTGGAGCAGGACGAGCAGGCCGTCCAGGACACTCTGGAGGTGGACCTGAGACAGACCAGGACCAAACTGGACCAGGTTCTAAAAGACTGGAAACACCACCAGGACCGGGTCGCTAAGAGCATCGGCAGCATCCAGAGAgcgctgagcagcagcagcggcagcaccGCGGCAGAGgacgaggagaag GGTCAGTCTGAGAATCTGAG CGCGAAGAAGCCGAACGCCTCGGAGGAGGAAATCCGACTGAATGAAGAGAGATTTGAAAAGCTCCTAAAAACATTATCCTCCGTCTCCAGACACCTGAGAGCTCAGCTGCAGAGGAAGACTCTACTGTTAG ATTCGTCCCCCGTGGTGATTGACAGGCAGACTTGCCATAGCCAGATCACGGTGACCTCAGAGGGGCGGGGCATGTTCTTCTCAGGCTCCGCCCGTTCCGCTCCGGAGCATCCCCTCCAGTTTGACAAAGTGTCCTGCGCTCTGGGCTCGTCTCCGGTAACAGCCGGCGAgagttactgggaggtggacgTCCGCTGCTGCTCTTCCTGGGCCGTGGGCGCGGCCTACGCCCGCCTGGACAGGAAGGGCCGGGACAAGGGCGCCAAACTGGGCCGAAACAGGAACTCCTGGTGCGTGGAGCTTCGGGACGGCCGCCTCTCCGCTTGGCACAACGACCGGCACGTGGCGTGCCAGGGCGTCGGGCAAGCGCCGCTGGGTAAGGTGGGAGTGTGGGTGAGCTACGACAAGGGCCAGCTGATGTTTTACGACGCGGACACCATGGTGGTCCTGCAGAGGTTCTCGGCGGCCGTGACGCCGGTGTTCGACAGGGCTCATCACCAGTTCACCGAGCCTCTGTACCCGGCCGTACGCTTCCTGAAACCAACAGAGAACCTGATGTGTCCAAATCACCTGGAGCTCTGTCACCTCAACACTCCGTGA
- the si:dkey-219e21.4 gene encoding tripartite motif-containing protein 14 isoform X4: protein MAEKEALSGGSSRSAQSGLAAPSAGSHSVLQDGLSFTPLDSKDDGAVQPFPRSPKLQRKIANAARPSQKSTEVMKQQVRERFENMRRVLEQDEQAVQDTLEVDLRQTRTKLDQVLKDWKHHQDRVAKSIGSIQRALSSSSGSTAAEDEEKGQSENLSAKKPNASEEEIRLNEERFEKLLKTLSSVSRHLRAQLQRKTLLLDSSPVVIDRQTCHSQITVTSEGRGMFFSGSARSAPEHPLQFDKVSCALGSSPVTAGESYWEVDVRCCSSWAVGAAYARLDRKGRDKGAKLGRNRNSWCVELRDGRLSAWHNDRHVACQGVGQAPLGKVGVWVSYDKGQLMFYDADTMVVLQRFSAAVTPVFDRAHHQFTEPLYPAVRFLKPTENLMCPNHLELCHLNTP, encoded by the exons ATGGCAGAAAAAGAGGCGTTATCTGGTGGTAGCAGTCGGTCAGCACAGAGTGGACTCGCGGCGCCCTCTGCAGGCAGCCACAGCGTACTGCAGGACGGACTGAGCTTCACTCCACTGGACTCTAAGGACGACGGGGCTGTCCAGCCTTTCCCCCGCTCTCCAAAACTACAGAGGAAGATCGCCAACGCTGCACGGCCCTCTCAG AAGAGCACAGAGGTgatgaagcagcaggtcagagagCGCTTCGAGAACATGCGGCGTGTCTTGGAGCAGGACGAGCAGGCCGTCCAGGACACTCTGGAGGTGGACCTGAGACAGACCAGGACCAAACTGGACCAGGTTCTAAAAGACTGGAAACACCACCAGGACCGGGTCGCTAAGAGCATCGGCAGCATCCAGAGAgcgctgagcagcagcagcggcagcaccGCGGCAGAGgacgaggagaag GGTCAGTCTGAGAATCTGAG CGCGAAGAAGCCGAACGCCTCGGAGGAGGAAATCCGACTGAATGAAGAGAGATTTGAAAAGCTCCTAAAAACATTATCCTCCGTCTCCAGACACCTGAGAGCTCAGCTGCAGAGGAAGACTCTACTGTTAG ATTCGTCCCCCGTGGTGATTGACAGGCAGACTTGCCATAGCCAGATCACGGTGACCTCAGAGGGGCGGGGCATGTTCTTCTCAGGCTCCGCCCGTTCCGCTCCGGAGCATCCCCTCCAGTTTGACAAAGTGTCCTGCGCTCTGGGCTCGTCTCCGGTAACAGCCGGCGAgagttactgggaggtggacgTCCGCTGCTGCTCTTCCTGGGCCGTGGGCGCGGCCTACGCCCGCCTGGACAGGAAGGGCCGGGACAAGGGCGCCAAACTGGGCCGAAACAGGAACTCCTGGTGCGTGGAGCTTCGGGACGGCCGCCTCTCCGCTTGGCACAACGACCGGCACGTGGCGTGCCAGGGCGTCGGGCAAGCGCCGCTGGGTAAGGTGGGAGTGTGGGTGAGCTACGACAAGGGCCAGCTGATGTTTTACGACGCGGACACCATGGTGGTCCTGCAGAGGTTCTCGGCGGCCGTGACGCCGGTGTTCGACAGGGCTCATCACCAGTTCACCGAGCCTCTGTACCCGGCCGTACGCTTCCTGAAACCAACAGAGAACCTGATGTGTCCAAATCACCTGGAGCTCTGTCACCTCAACACTCCGTGA
- the si:dkey-219e21.4 gene encoding tripartite motif-containing protein 14 isoform X1, translating into MAEKEALSGGSSRSAQSGLAAPSAGSHSVLQDGLSFTPLDSKDDGAVQPFPRSPKLQRKIANAARPSQEQLSRHLEELQAERTRTEAHIQSLKKRKADLSVSMDQKLTYTADIYTILLSPSGPDALPCSSLKKSTEVMKQQVRERFENMRRVLEQDEQAVQDTLEVDLRQTRTKLDQVLKDWKHHQDRVAKSIGSIQRALSSSSGSTAAEDEEKGQSENLSAKKPNASEEEIRLNEERFEKLLKTLSSVSRHLRAQLQRKTLLLDSSPVVIDRQTCHSQITVTSEGRGMFFSGSARSAPEHPLQFDKVSCALGSSPVTAGESYWEVDVRCCSSWAVGAAYARLDRKGRDKGAKLGRNRNSWCVELRDGRLSAWHNDRHVACQGVGQAPLGKVGVWVSYDKGQLMFYDADTMVVLQRFSAAVTPVFDRAHHQFTEPLYPAVRFLKPTENLMCPNHLELCHLNTP; encoded by the exons ATGGCAGAAAAAGAGGCGTTATCTGGTGGTAGCAGTCGGTCAGCACAGAGTGGACTCGCGGCGCCCTCTGCAGGCAGCCACAGCGTACTGCAGGACGGACTGAGCTTCACTCCACTGGACTCTAAGGACGACGGGGCTGTCCAGCCTTTCCCCCGCTCTCCAAAACTACAGAGGAAGATCGCCAACGCTGCACGGCCCTCTCAG GAGCAGCTGTCCAGacatctggaggagctgcaggcaGAGAGGACCAGGACTGAGGCTCACATCCAGTCTCTGAAGAAACGCAAGGCAGATCTCTCTGTAAGTATGGACCAGAAGCTCACATATACAGCTGACATATATACAATCCTTCTGTCACCATCCGGCCCTGATGCTCTCCCATGTTCCTCCCTGAAGAAGAGCACAGAGGTgatgaagcagcaggtcagagagCGCTTCGAGAACATGCGGCGTGTCTTGGAGCAGGACGAGCAGGCCGTCCAGGACACTCTGGAGGTGGACCTGAGACAGACCAGGACCAAACTGGACCAGGTTCTAAAAGACTGGAAACACCACCAGGACCGGGTCGCTAAGAGCATCGGCAGCATCCAGAGAgcgctgagcagcagcagcggcagcaccGCGGCAGAGgacgaggagaag GGTCAGTCTGAGAATCTGAG CGCGAAGAAGCCGAACGCCTCGGAGGAGGAAATCCGACTGAATGAAGAGAGATTTGAAAAGCTCCTAAAAACATTATCCTCCGTCTCCAGACACCTGAGAGCTCAGCTGCAGAGGAAGACTCTACTGTTAG ATTCGTCCCCCGTGGTGATTGACAGGCAGACTTGCCATAGCCAGATCACGGTGACCTCAGAGGGGCGGGGCATGTTCTTCTCAGGCTCCGCCCGTTCCGCTCCGGAGCATCCCCTCCAGTTTGACAAAGTGTCCTGCGCTCTGGGCTCGTCTCCGGTAACAGCCGGCGAgagttactgggaggtggacgTCCGCTGCTGCTCTTCCTGGGCCGTGGGCGCGGCCTACGCCCGCCTGGACAGGAAGGGCCGGGACAAGGGCGCCAAACTGGGCCGAAACAGGAACTCCTGGTGCGTGGAGCTTCGGGACGGCCGCCTCTCCGCTTGGCACAACGACCGGCACGTGGCGTGCCAGGGCGTCGGGCAAGCGCCGCTGGGTAAGGTGGGAGTGTGGGTGAGCTACGACAAGGGCCAGCTGATGTTTTACGACGCGGACACCATGGTGGTCCTGCAGAGGTTCTCGGCGGCCGTGACGCCGGTGTTCGACAGGGCTCATCACCAGTTCACCGAGCCTCTGTACCCGGCCGTACGCTTCCTGAAACCAACAGAGAACCTGATGTGTCCAAATCACCTGGAGCTCTGTCACCTCAACACTCCGTGA